In a single window of the Olivibacter sp. SDN3 genome:
- a CDS encoding DUF4249 domain-containing protein: MQGKIVYTLLIGLMAISACRKPYDPVIGEESRVGVLVVEGFINLTGVTEVRLSRTGFLDDSVVRHPDRGAIVQIEGENGDLINSLETAPGVYQTDTIALTKEVNYRIRIRDQENEEYLSDFVQLLITPPIEKLTWEEIDAGIDLKVSTDGALTNTSYFRWDFFEDYVFYTPFNSRLIFENDQVRRRNADEQVFRCFRNQRSTNILIGNTHGQSSSLIDDFYLKTIPRGSELLTERYSVLVEQTALSREAYMFWDLIRKNSEDLGDIFGTMPSELITNIQCISNANKQVIGFVEGGKKASKRIYINNNNLSREWVAKENIYGDCTPESVFIDEVNSPLIVFAGGMVPVDEIYSNATSLLIGYTYANPRCVDCTIRGSARPPMFWNENE; encoded by the coding sequence ATGCAAGGTAAAATAGTATATACATTATTGATTGGCCTAATGGCAATTTCCGCCTGTAGAAAGCCTTACGATCCGGTGATTGGCGAGGAGAGCAGGGTGGGAGTATTGGTTGTTGAAGGTTTTATCAATTTGACCGGTGTGACTGAGGTTCGTCTTAGCAGAACGGGTTTCTTGGATGATTCTGTTGTACGACATCCGGACCGGGGAGCTATTGTTCAAATAGAAGGGGAGAATGGAGACTTGATCAACAGCTTGGAAACAGCTCCCGGAGTATATCAAACGGATACTATAGCATTGACGAAGGAAGTTAATTATCGTATCCGTATTAGAGACCAGGAAAATGAGGAATATTTGTCAGATTTTGTACAGCTTTTAATAACACCGCCTATTGAAAAATTAACTTGGGAGGAGATCGATGCCGGGATTGATTTAAAGGTTAGTACAGATGGAGCATTAACCAATACCTCATATTTCCGATGGGATTTTTTTGAGGACTATGTCTTTTATACACCTTTCAATTCTAGACTTATTTTTGAAAATGATCAAGTTAGAAGGAGAAATGCAGATGAACAAGTATTTCGTTGCTTTAGGAATCAGCGTTCTACAAATATACTCATTGGGAATACGCATGGACAAAGTAGTTCATTGATAGACGATTTTTACTTGAAAACTATTCCTAGGGGATCAGAACTTTTAACCGAAAGATATAGTGTTTTAGTTGAGCAAACGGCGTTAAGTAGGGAGGCTTATATGTTTTGGGACCTCATTAGGAAAAATTCGGAAGATTTGGGGGATATTTTTGGAACGATGCCTTCAGAATTAATTACCAATATTCAATGCATTTCAAACGCGAATAAGCAGGTAATAGGATTTGTCGAAGGTGGAAAAAAGGCAAGTAAACGGATCTACATCAACAATAATAATCTAAGCCGTGAATGGGTGGCAAAAGAGAATATATATGGTGATTGTACACCGGAAAGTGTTTTTATTGATGAAGTCAATTCACCCCTTATTGTTTTTGCGGGGGGAATGGTTCCCGTGGATGAAATTTATAGTAACGCTACGTCTTTGTTAATTGGTTATACATACGCTAATCCTCGGTGTGTTGATTGTACGATAAGGGGTTCCGCGAGGCCGCCTATGTTTTGGAATGAAAATGAATAG